Proteins encoded within one genomic window of Macrobrachium nipponense isolate FS-2020 chromosome 8, ASM1510439v2, whole genome shotgun sequence:
- the LOC135223034 gene encoding LOW QUALITY PROTEIN: uncharacterized protein LOC135223034 (The sequence of the model RefSeq protein was modified relative to this genomic sequence to represent the inferred CDS: inserted 1 base in 1 codon) produces the protein MDVSISIIHKKSPKYIKNFPCSVEIRGQHNHSTEVAEGLNQLRGSESTKVVFEQYFEQGLAPAQAHRHHVLKMDLCDDIYGQAHQAINPSKRAIQYMFDVWWKRKHGGLNTPTMFDAIQKYAENNPEIILRIEHSQGSFCMILITPFMMRAHRQLKEAGEVVFVDATSCVDQLNTVIIPFMCAGPAGAVPFALVFTSSQDGVTLTKVFGLVKEALGGSALYGRGEPQCFMTDNCGTERKALATKWPKSKLFLWLLDSRHGIHKLHRQELMGMMKSLVYAKSRDEFGELWKKAEANSLLEKYPKFRSYLTTLVQRREEWAIAFRAGVILRGHHTNNYAESTMSIIKDIVLNRCKAYNTAQLMVFMVEIFDCYTRHRLVDVALGRQRVKSITVNMIAIAAVXGGGLYSVQSQSDQTQVYEVDLTIGMCTCVKGQDGAICKHQIACADYSMTAVPQMFVMTRSSRQSLAALAVGPEKATKESFFKGLTEVEDNENESNGGNRTLAAPALVVGAEKTLKESFLKGLNEVEDNEEESNGGNRTNKRMETNTRELENTNDEKLKRKWLHVVKRGGYTPTKNSRVCELHFRPEDLYGKFLTLTKKWKKDHCTTCKTPTL, from the exons ATGGATGTCTCCATCAGCATTATTCACAAGAAGTCtcctaaatacataaaaaattttccATGTTCTGTGGAGATCCGTGGGCAACACAACCACTCGACTGAAGTAGCGGAAGGTCTTAACCAGCTGAGAGGATCAGAAAGTACGAAGGTGGTGTTTGAACAGTACTTCGAGCAAG GTCTGGCACCAGCTCAGGCACATCGGCATCATGTCCTGAAGATGGACCTGTGTGATGATATATATGGCCAAGCTCATCAGGCTATAAATCCATCAAAGAGAGCAATTCAGTATATGTTTGATGTGTGGTGGAAGAGGAAACATGGTGGCCTAAATACGCCAACCATGTTTGATGCCATACAGAAGTACGCAGAGAACAACCCAGAAATCATTCTGAGAATTGAGCATTCTCAAGGCAGCTTCTGCATGATTTTGATAACACCGTTTATGATGAGGGCCCACAGGCAACTTAAAGAAGCTGGGGAGGTGGTATTTGTTGATGCCACAAGCTGTGTTGATCAACTTAACACAGTCATAATCCCATTCATGTGTGCAGGACCAGCTGGTGCAGTGCCATTCGCTTTAGTTTTCACATCTTCTCAAGATGGAGTAACTCTGACTAAAG TTTTTGGCTTGGTGAAAGAGGCACTGGGTGGGAGCGCCCTCTATGGCAGAGGGGAGCCGCAGTGTTTTATGACCGACAACTGTGGAACAGAAAGAAAGGCTTTGGCAACCAAATGGCCTAAATCAAAGCTCTTCCTCTGGCTCCTTGATTCCAGGCATGGCATCCATAAACTACATCGGCAAGAGCTTATGGGTATGATGAAGTCTCTTGTATATGCAAAGTCAAGGGATGAATTTGGCGAATTGTGGAAGAAAGCTGAAGCCAATTCTCTTCTAGAGAAATACCCTAAATTTAGAAG ttatctaACTACCTTGGTACAAAGGAGAGAAGAATGGGCAATCGCTTTCCGAGCTGGAGTGATTTTGCGTGGGCACCACACTAATAATTATGCAGAGTCAACAATGTCCATAATTAAGGATATAGTGCTCAATAG ATGCAAGGCCTACAACACTGCACAGCTGATGGTCTTCATGGTGGAGATTTTTGATTGCTACACGAGGCACAGGTTGGTGGATGTAGCATTGGGCCGACAGCGGGTGAAATCCATCACTGTTAACATGATAGCAATTGCTGCAG AAGGTGGTGGGCTATACTCTGTGCAAAGCCAGTCTGATCAAACACAGGTATATGAAGTAGACCTCACCATCGGCATGTGCACATGCGTGAAAGGGCAAGATGGGGCCATCTGCAAGCATCAGATTGCATGTGCAGACTACAGTATGACTGCAGTGCCCCAAATGTTTGTGATGACCAGAAGCAGTCGGCAGTCATTGGCAGCCCTAGCTGTTGGTCCagaaaaagccacgaaggaaagtttttttaaaggtttaactGAGGTAGAAgacaatgaaaatgaaagcaaTGGAGGAAATAGAACATTGGCAGCCCCAGCCCTAGTTGTTGGTGCAGAAAAAACTCTGAAAGAAAGTTTTCTTAAAGGTTTGAATGAGGTAGAAGACAATGAAGAGGAAAGCAATGGAGGAAATAGAACAAATAAAAGGATGGAAACCAATACAAGAGAGTTAGAAAATACCAAT GATGAAAAACTTAAAAGGAAGTGGCTGCACGTGGTTAAGAGAGGAGGATATACACCAACAAAGAACAGCAGA GTGTGCGAGTTGCATTTTCGTCCCGAAGATCTGTATGGGAAGTTTCTCACTTTGacgaaaaagtggaaaaaagatcACTGCACGACTTGTAAAACCCCGACTCTGTAA